Proteins co-encoded in one Gopherus evgoodei ecotype Sinaloan lineage chromosome 4, rGopEvg1_v1.p, whole genome shotgun sequence genomic window:
- the SLC5A2 gene encoding sodium/glucose cotransporter 2 isoform X2 codes for MERVPQAVINNPADIGVIVGYFVLVICVGLWSMCRTNRSTIGGYFLAGRNMVWWPVGASLFASNIGSGHFVGLAGTGAANGLAVAGFEWNALFVVLLLGWLFVPVYLTAGVITMPQYLKKRFGGRRIRIYLSVLSLFLYIFTKISVDMFSGAVFIQQALGWDIYIAVIALLIITTIYTVTGGLAALMYTDTVQTFVIIGGAFVLMGFAFHEVGGYQGLFDKYLEALPSSTLSPAPALYNISATCYQPRPDAFHLLRDPLTGDLPWPALIFGLTIISTWYWCSDQVIVQRCLAGKSLTHVKAGCILCGYLKLLPMFLMVMPGMISRILYPDEVACVVPEDCKRICGTEVGCSNIAYPKLVVTLMPAGLRGLMLAVMLAALMSSLASIFNSSSTLFTMDIYNRLRPQARSKELLIVGRVWILCMVAISIAWIPVVQAAQSGQLFDYIQSIASYLAPPIAAVFFLALFFKRVNEPGAFWGLIGGLLMGLARLLPEFAYGTGSCIFPSACPRLICGVHYLYFAIILFLASVVLVVGVSLCTPPIPDKHLHRLVFSLRHSKEERVELDTEEEEEEERRRQETRQQQGVAANGAVEHVLEVEGPPAGQPQGSVGRCMAWLCSLGGAPQRAPEPGVERLPDITEHPTWSRVVNLNAIAMMALALFLWGYYA; via the exons TCCATGTGTCGCACCAACCGGAGCACCATCGGGGGTTATTTCCTGGCTGGTAGAAACATGGTCTGGTGGCCG GTGGGCGCGTCTCTCTTTGCCAGTAACATCGGCAGTGGGCACTTCGTGGGGCTGGCTGGCACCGGTGCCGCCAATGGCCTAGCTGTGGCCGGCTTTGAGTGGAAT GCTCTCTTCGTGGTTCTCCTCCTTGGATGGCTCTTCGTACCTGTCTACCTCACTGCTGGG GTGATCACAATGCCCCAGTATCTGAAGAAGCGATTTGGGGGCCGGCGAATCCGGATCTATCTGTCCGTCCTGTCCCTCTTTCTCTACATCTTCACTAAAATCTCA GTGGACATGTTCTCGGGGGCTGTGTTCATCCAGCAGGCGCTGGGCTGGGATATCTACATCGCTGTCATTGCCCTGCTCATAATTACCACCATATACACTGTGACAG GGGGGCTGGCAGCCCTGATGTACACCGACACCGTGCAAACCTTCGTCATCATTGGGGGAGCCTTCGTCCTCATGGGCTTTG CGTTTCATGAGGTGGGGGGCTACCAGGGGCTCTTTGACAAGTACCTGGAGGCCCTTCCCAGCAGCACCCTCTCTCCAGCCCCGGCCCTGTACAACATCTCAGCCACCTGCTACCAGCCCCGCCCCGACGCCTTCCACCTCCTCCGCGACCCCCTGACCGGAGACCTCCCCTGGCCAGCACTAATCTTCGGCCTCACCATCATCTCCACCTGGTACTGGTGCAGCGACCAG GTGATTGTGCAACGTTGCCTAGCGGGCAAGAGCCTGACCCACGTCAAAGCTGGCTGCATCCTCTGTGGGTACCTGAAGCTGTTGCCAATGTTCCTCATGGTGATGCCAGGAATGATCAGCCGCATCCTCTACCCAG ACGAGGTGGCCTGCGTGGTGCCAGAGGACTGCAAGCGGATCTGTGGCACTGAAGTTGGCTGCTCCAACATTGCCTACCCCAAGTTGGTGGTGACTCTCATGCCTGCCG GTTTGCGGGGGTTGATGCTGGCCGTGATGCTGGCCGCCCTGATgagctccctggcctccatcttCAATAGCAGCAGTACCCTATTCACCATGGACATCTACAACCGCCTGCGGCCCCAGGCCAGGAGCAAGGAGCTGCTGATTGTGGGCAG GGTGTGGATCTTGTGCATGGTGGCCATCAGCATTGCCTGGATCCCAGTGGTGCAGGCGGCACAGAGCGGGCAGCTCTTCGATTACATCCAGTCCATCGCCAGCTACCTGGCGCCACCCATTGCCGCTGTCTTCTTCCTCGCCCTGTTCTTCAAGAGGGTCAACGAGCCC GGCGCGTTCTGGGGGCTAATCGGGGGGCTGCTGATGGGCCTGGCCCGTCTGCTGCCTGAATTCGCCTACGGcacaggcagctgcatcttccccAGCGCCTGCCCAAGACTTATCTGCGGGGTGCACTACCTGTACTTCGCCATCATCCTcttccttgccagcgtcgtcctGGTGGTGGGGGTATCGCTTTGCACCCCGCCCATCCCCGACAAGCAC ctacACCGCCTGGTGTTCAGCCTGCGTCACAGCAAAGAGGAGCGCGTGGAGCTGGacacggaggaggaggaggaggaggagagaaggaggcAGGAAACGAGGCAGCAACAGGGAGTGGCTGCGAACGGGGCTGTGGAGCACGTGCTGGAGGTGGAAG GCCCCCCGGCTGGTCAGCCCCAGGGCAGCGTGGGGCGCTGCATGgcctggctctgcagcctggggggtgcACCGCAGCGGGCACCGGAGCCGGGTGTGGAGCGGCTGCCAGACATCACGGAGCACCCGACCTGGAGCCGGGTCGTCAACCTCAACGCCATCGCCATGATGGCCCTCGCCCTCTTCCTGTGGGGCTATTACGCCTGA
- the SLC5A2 gene encoding sodium/glucose cotransporter 2 isoform X1: MERVPQAVINNPADIGVIVGYFVLVICVGLWSMCRTNRSTIGGYFLAGRNMVWWPVGASLFASNIGSGHFVGLAGTGAANGLAVAGFEWNALFVVLLLGWLFVPVYLTAGVITMPQYLKKRFGGRRIRIYLSVLSLFLYIFTKISVDMFSGAVFIQQALGWDIYIAVIALLIITTIYTVTGNGAAARGPRGCSSWARGREGTPGGHRFTPPLLDLPGGLAALMYTDTVQTFVIIGGAFVLMGFAFHEVGGYQGLFDKYLEALPSSTLSPAPALYNISATCYQPRPDAFHLLRDPLTGDLPWPALIFGLTIISTWYWCSDQVIVQRCLAGKSLTHVKAGCILCGYLKLLPMFLMVMPGMISRILYPDEVACVVPEDCKRICGTEVGCSNIAYPKLVVTLMPAGLRGLMLAVMLAALMSSLASIFNSSSTLFTMDIYNRLRPQARSKELLIVGRVWILCMVAISIAWIPVVQAAQSGQLFDYIQSIASYLAPPIAAVFFLALFFKRVNEPGAFWGLIGGLLMGLARLLPEFAYGTGSCIFPSACPRLICGVHYLYFAIILFLASVVLVVGVSLCTPPIPDKHLHRLVFSLRHSKEERVELDTEEEEEEERRRQETRQQQGVAANGAVEHVLEVEGPPAGQPQGSVGRCMAWLCSLGGAPQRAPEPGVERLPDITEHPTWSRVVNLNAIAMMALALFLWGYYA, translated from the exons TCCATGTGTCGCACCAACCGGAGCACCATCGGGGGTTATTTCCTGGCTGGTAGAAACATGGTCTGGTGGCCG GTGGGCGCGTCTCTCTTTGCCAGTAACATCGGCAGTGGGCACTTCGTGGGGCTGGCTGGCACCGGTGCCGCCAATGGCCTAGCTGTGGCCGGCTTTGAGTGGAAT GCTCTCTTCGTGGTTCTCCTCCTTGGATGGCTCTTCGTACCTGTCTACCTCACTGCTGGG GTGATCACAATGCCCCAGTATCTGAAGAAGCGATTTGGGGGCCGGCGAATCCGGATCTATCTGTCCGTCCTGTCCCTCTTTCTCTACATCTTCACTAAAATCTCA GTGGACATGTTCTCGGGGGCTGTGTTCATCCAGCAGGCGCTGGGCTGGGATATCTACATCGCTGTCATTGCCCTGCTCATAATTACCACCATATACACTGTGACAGGTAATGGGGCTGCAGCTAGggggcccaggggctgctccagctgggcccggggcagggaggggaccccAGGTGGGCACCGTTTCACCCCACCCCTCCTTGATCTCCCAGGGGGGCTGGCAGCCCTGATGTACACCGACACCGTGCAAACCTTCGTCATCATTGGGGGAGCCTTCGTCCTCATGGGCTTTG CGTTTCATGAGGTGGGGGGCTACCAGGGGCTCTTTGACAAGTACCTGGAGGCCCTTCCCAGCAGCACCCTCTCTCCAGCCCCGGCCCTGTACAACATCTCAGCCACCTGCTACCAGCCCCGCCCCGACGCCTTCCACCTCCTCCGCGACCCCCTGACCGGAGACCTCCCCTGGCCAGCACTAATCTTCGGCCTCACCATCATCTCCACCTGGTACTGGTGCAGCGACCAG GTGATTGTGCAACGTTGCCTAGCGGGCAAGAGCCTGACCCACGTCAAAGCTGGCTGCATCCTCTGTGGGTACCTGAAGCTGTTGCCAATGTTCCTCATGGTGATGCCAGGAATGATCAGCCGCATCCTCTACCCAG ACGAGGTGGCCTGCGTGGTGCCAGAGGACTGCAAGCGGATCTGTGGCACTGAAGTTGGCTGCTCCAACATTGCCTACCCCAAGTTGGTGGTGACTCTCATGCCTGCCG GTTTGCGGGGGTTGATGCTGGCCGTGATGCTGGCCGCCCTGATgagctccctggcctccatcttCAATAGCAGCAGTACCCTATTCACCATGGACATCTACAACCGCCTGCGGCCCCAGGCCAGGAGCAAGGAGCTGCTGATTGTGGGCAG GGTGTGGATCTTGTGCATGGTGGCCATCAGCATTGCCTGGATCCCAGTGGTGCAGGCGGCACAGAGCGGGCAGCTCTTCGATTACATCCAGTCCATCGCCAGCTACCTGGCGCCACCCATTGCCGCTGTCTTCTTCCTCGCCCTGTTCTTCAAGAGGGTCAACGAGCCC GGCGCGTTCTGGGGGCTAATCGGGGGGCTGCTGATGGGCCTGGCCCGTCTGCTGCCTGAATTCGCCTACGGcacaggcagctgcatcttccccAGCGCCTGCCCAAGACTTATCTGCGGGGTGCACTACCTGTACTTCGCCATCATCCTcttccttgccagcgtcgtcctGGTGGTGGGGGTATCGCTTTGCACCCCGCCCATCCCCGACAAGCAC ctacACCGCCTGGTGTTCAGCCTGCGTCACAGCAAAGAGGAGCGCGTGGAGCTGGacacggaggaggaggaggaggaggagagaaggaggcAGGAAACGAGGCAGCAACAGGGAGTGGCTGCGAACGGGGCTGTGGAGCACGTGCTGGAGGTGGAAG GCCCCCCGGCTGGTCAGCCCCAGGGCAGCGTGGGGCGCTGCATGgcctggctctgcagcctggggggtgcACCGCAGCGGGCACCGGAGCCGGGTGTGGAGCGGCTGCCAGACATCACGGAGCACCCGACCTGGAGCCGGGTCGTCAACCTCAACGCCATCGCCATGATGGCCCTCGCCCTCTTCCTGTGGGGCTATTACGCCTGA